Below is a genomic region from Campylobacter geochelonis.
CATTTTCGCTTAAAACTGGATTTCGTTTATGTGGCATCGCGCTTGAGCCTTTTTGTCCTGGACTAAAGTATTCTTCACACTCATAAACTTCCGTTCTTTGGTAGTGGCGGATAGCGACTGCGATTTTCTCGCAACTTGAAGCCAAAATCGCCAAAGCGCTCATAACTTGAGCGTATCTATCTCTTTGGATGACTTGATTACTTGCTGGAGCAGGGCGAAGTCCTAAATTCTCGCATACAAGCTCTTCAAGCTCAAGTGGAGCGTGAGCGAAATTTCCCATAGCGCCTGAAATTTGACCTACGCTTATAACTTTTTTAGCATGTTCTAGTAGTTCCATCGCACGGTTTATCTCATCATACCAAATAGCAAGAACCAAACCAAATGTTATCGGTTCGCCGTGAATTCCATGGCTTCGACCGACCATTAGTGTCTTTTTATGCTCATACGCGCGTTTTTTTATCGCAGTTTTTAGCTCTTTGACATCTTCAAGTATCAAATCTAAGCTATCTTTTATCTGTAAAGCCACGGCTGTATCGATACAATCGCTACTTGTCATGCCATAGTGAACCCATCTACTCTCATCACCCAAACTCTCGCCAACGCTTGTTAAAAAGGCGATAACATCGTGTTTTGTGGTTTGCTCTATCTCATCTATGCGTTCTATGTCAAATTTAGCGTTTTTAACTATCTTTTCGCACTCCTCATCGCTGACTAAGCCAAGCTTGTTCCATGCTTTTGTTGCTGCGATTTCAACCTTTAGCCACGCATCATACTTGGCTTGAACGCTCCATTTTTCACTCATGATTTTTCGTGCGTATCTTTCGACCATCTTTTACCTTCTTTTAAACAAATTTTATATAAATTAATGAATAAATATTCTATCAAAAAGTGAGTAAAAATTGCCTTATAACAAAAAAAATATAGCTACTGCAACCGGTCAAAAAGCTTATGAAATTTTACTTAAAAACGGTTATAGTATGAAGTCGGCTCAAAGCCTTATAGATAGGGGTCGCATGATAAATAATGACTTAGTCGTAAAAGGCAAAAATCAAGTGCTTTATGGAGATGTTTTTTTGATCGTTTATGAGTGTTTGCCACGTGGGTTAAAGCCAGTTTTTGAAGATGAAGAATTTGCTGTTTTTGATAAACCAAGTGGAGTTTTAACACATCAAAACGGTAGAAGTTGTCAGTACAGCTTAAATGATGAGATAATATCGCTTTTTGGGGCAAATGCAAAGGTCGCACACCGTTTAGACAAAGAGACAAGTGGGCTTATTTTAGTTGCAAAAAATAAAGAAGCTGAAGTTTGTTTTAAAAAAATGTTTGAAGAGAAGCTTATAAAAAAGGAGTATTTGGCGTTTGCCAGAGGAAAAACTGAGTCTAAATTTGAAGTAAGTGTAAATTTAGCTCAAAATTTAGGTGCAAAAAGCCTTAAAAATAAAATGTTTACTAGTAAAAATGGCAAAGAGTCTTTGACTAAATTTGAGACTATCGAATATCTCGATAAATTTGATATTTCATATCTGCGTTGCATTCCAAAAACAGGCAGACAACACCAAATAAGGGCACATCTTGACTATGCTGGGCACGCGATTTTGGGCGATACGATGTATGGTGTGAGCGATGAGGTGGCGTGTGATTTTTTAGATGAGAAAATTTCTCAAGAGAGCAGGGTAGAAATTTGTGGAAGTTCAAGACTTTTACTTCACTCAAATTTACTTGAATTTATTTATAAAGGTCAAATTTACAGCATAAAAAGTTGCGTTGATGTGAAAAATGAATTTTTAAAGTGCATTGACTATTAGATTGTTTCACGTGAAACATCAAGTTAGCTAAAATTTATCTGAATAGCATTGATGAGATAATAAATCTCTTATCAAATTTTAAAAATTTGCGATAAGAGATTTAAAAAAAATGTAAAATATAAAGTAAAATTTGCTTTAATTTTGTCTAAATTTACTAAAAATTGTAGCTAAATTTAGACAAATATATGGTATAAATTTAGCCCATTTACAGCTTATCAAATTATCAGTGACACATATCCAAAAACTCAAAACCCATATCTTCAAGTCGTTTGATATCTTTGCTTGCGATTTCGCCTTTTTGCGTTAAGTAATCTCCTATAACTATCGCCTCTGCACCATACTCAAATATCTCGTATTGCCTATCGCCAAGAACTGCTTCTCGCCCGCCAGCTATCATAACTCTTGTGTTTGGCAAAGCTGTTTTTGTCTCTTTGATGATTTTAAATGCCGTATCGGCGTCTAATTTTGGCTGTTTTATCGGTAAAGCAGGGTGAGAAATAAAGAAATTTATAGGCGATGAGAACGGATTTAACTCCTTTAATGAGCTTAAAAAACTAATTCTATCTTCTTCGCTCTCGCCAAGCCCATGGATTCCGCCACAGCAAAGCTCTAGTCCAACTTCTTTGGCATATAAATTTGTAGCAAATCTATCATCCCAAGTGTGGCTATCGCAGATGTTTTTATAAAATTCGCGAGAGGTTTCGAGGTTATGGTTATAGCTAAAAACTCCAGCTTTTTTAAGCTCTTTTAGCTGCTCTTTTTTAGCTATGCCATTGCAGCCAATTAGCATTAAATTTGGCTCAGCTTTTTGCACTGCGTGAGCTGCAGCGCAAACAAACTCAACTTTGTTATCATTTAGCCCAACACCAGATGTAACCAAGCAAAAGCCTAAAGCGTGATTTGCTTTAGCGATTTTTGCCTCTTTTACGATTTGAGCGATATCTTTTTGCTTATATGTATCGACAACGGCGTCATTTTTTACACTTTGGGTGCAAAATTTACAGTCTTCACCACAATTTCCACTTGAGATATTACTAATAGCACATAACATAATTTTTTTCACTACACATTCCTATTTTTCTTCATTGTCTTTTTCAGACATAATAACTTTAAGCATTCCGCCGATAGCAACAACCACCACGATAATCAAAAATCCTATTTCAAACAGATCAACCTCACTCAACTCTGCTCCTTTCTTTTAATTGTCCACACGCTGCACTGATATCAAGCCCCTTGCTTTGGCGAATCGTGCAAGTTACGCCATGAGCGCAGACATAATCTTGGAATTTTACCATATTTTCTGGGCTAGGGCGTTTAAATTCGCTTCCTTCATGTGGGTTAAAATATATTAAATTTACCTTCGCTTTTATCCCATGAAGTAGCTTAACAAGGGTTTTTGCATCACTTAAATGGTCATTCACGCCATCCATCATCAAATATTCAAACATCACGCGTTTTCGCATATCGATAGGGAAATTTCGCACAGCATCCATT
It encodes:
- a CDS encoding RluA family pseudouridine synthase; its protein translation is MPYNKKNIATATGQKAYEILLKNGYSMKSAQSLIDRGRMINNDLVVKGKNQVLYGDVFLIVYECLPRGLKPVFEDEEFAVFDKPSGVLTHQNGRSCQYSLNDEIISLFGANAKVAHRLDKETSGLILVAKNKEAEVCFKKMFEEKLIKKEYLAFARGKTESKFEVSVNLAQNLGAKSLKNKMFTSKNGKESLTKFETIEYLDKFDISYLRCIPKTGRQHQIRAHLDYAGHAILGDTMYGVSDEVACDFLDEKISQESRVEICGSSRLLLHSNLLEFIYKGQIYSIKSCVDVKNEFLKCIDY
- the purB gene encoding adenylosuccinate lyase, translating into MVERYARKIMSEKWSVQAKYDAWLKVEIAATKAWNKLGLVSDEECEKIVKNAKFDIERIDEIEQTTKHDVIAFLTSVGESLGDESRWVHYGMTSSDCIDTAVALQIKDSLDLILEDVKELKTAIKKRAYEHKKTLMVGRSHGIHGEPITFGLVLAIWYDEINRAMELLEHAKKVISVGQISGAMGNFAHAPLELEELVCENLGLRPAPASNQVIQRDRYAQVMSALAILASSCEKIAVAIRHYQRTEVYECEEYFSPGQKGSSAMPHKRNPVLSENVTGLCRMIRSYAMPAMENVALWHERDISHSSVERFILPDGFITADFMLNRLSGLVDKLVVYPENMMRNLNLTGGLVFSQRILLELPKKGISREDAYKIVQRNAMKVWADLQEGKKAVDEAGHSLFLQNLLKDEDLRKCLDEDAIKSCFDYGYYTKNVDGIFKRVFGE
- a CDS encoding biotin synthase; the encoded protein is MLCAISNISSGNCGEDCKFCTQSVKNDAVVDTYKQKDIAQIVKEAKIAKANHALGFCLVTSGVGLNDNKVEFVCAAAHAVQKAEPNLMLIGCNGIAKKEQLKELKKAGVFSYNHNLETSREFYKNICDSHTWDDRFATNLYAKEVGLELCCGGIHGLGESEEDRISFLSSLKELNPFSSPINFFISHPALPIKQPKLDADTAFKIIKETKTALPNTRVMIAGGREAVLGDRQYEIFEYGAEAIVIGDYLTQKGEIASKDIKRLEDMGFEFLDMCH